ttttttgtcTCAGTTGTAAGTTCATCCTCAACTCATATCGCTAAGCCTAATTTTTTGTGCTAGTTGCATCGAACTTGTAACTAGGTCCGAAGTTTCTTTTTGTCTCAGTTGTAAGTCCAATATTAACTCGCATCTGGGCTTGATCTAGGGCTCAGTCCTGTTTTCTTGTCTTTAGTTGTAAAGTCATCCTTGACTTTTTTTCTGTCTCAGTTGCAAGTTCACTCTTGATTTGCAACTGGGTTTGGCCATTTTTTTGCCTCATCTGCAAGTCCATCATCTATGCAACCAACCAATTTAATCCTTTTCATGTTTTAACAATCAGAATTGGTGAGTCGCATCTAGATGTAATATAGTTATCTCACATCTAATTCATCCACCGTTGGACTGTTTGTCTTTAAAATTCACACACTTTTAATCTGTCGTGTTACCTCGCGTCATGTTGTCCCTCATCGATTGTCTTGCATCGCAGTGTCGCGCACGTCGAGCTGTTCTACATTGCCGGGCCATATTTAGAATTTGAAGAGTCTAGCGTCATTGTGCATCACTGTTTTTTGTACACCCAGTCATGCATTAGTGTTGCTTGTCCGTCCCCTTTTTTTTCTTCGGGCCTTGGTCATACATGCTTCTTTTTTTTATCGTGGGCTATGTCAAACCTTCGTTTCTTAATTGTTTGttgttttcctatttttctacTGCTAGATACTCCTCTATTCTCATATCTTTTCATCTATGAATATGTCCATTTTTACACGCAACTCAACCAGTTACATGTCTTTTTTTACGGAAACTCAACTAACTAAGTTGCATGTCTATCCTCGACATACAACTCACACGACCCAGTTGCACGTCCATCTTGACTTGAAACTCAAGAGACCTTGACTAAATTTGTTTTTCCCTTTTACATTTTttaattcatgatttttttctttatgttttttttcaaaaataaaattTTCCATTTCCATTTCTTTTTTCGTTTAAAAATTTTATGATTTTCTAAAACAAATTTAGCAATGTCTCATCTAAGTTTCTCACCTTCCGACTTGTTTTCTTTAAATAATGTTAAGTCTTGATCACGAGTCGTTTTGTCACATGGGTCCCTTGTCTCGCCGTGCGTCTTGTACCCACTTGTCACCTTGTTCGCACATGCGTCTTTTGTTGGGCTGTTTCCATGACGTGATCTAAGGGCCTCGTTTCTTTTTGTCCTACGTTGTATAGTTTGAAGACACGAGTTGGTTGTTGCCACCTTAGTTCCAGTCACCATTGTCTCTCTTCCCTTCCCCGTTATCTTTGAGTTGAGCCGACACAAGCAAGAATGAGGGAGTCTGCTGGGGGTTCAACCTTTGTCCTCTCGATGAAGAAGATGGCAGTCAGTGATGATGGGCTTAGTGACCTAGGAACCATTTTGTCTCCTTTTGCCCTATTTTCATCTAGCGATTTCGTGATTTTTGTGATTTTCATTGAGTGATGTTGTTTATCTTAGTTGAAACTCTATCTCTAACATGCAATTCAGCCGCCCTTTGTGTCCCAATTGCAAGTACATCCCTCGATTCGCAATTGGGCCTGATTCATTTATTGTCCTAGTTGCAAGCGCACCCTCTCGACATGCAACAGGGGGTCCGACCCTTTTTGTCCTAGTTGTAGCTCCACCCAACATGTAACTGCGGGCCTATTTTTTTGTTGTTGTCCAAGTTGCAACTCCACCCTCGACATGCAATTGGGCTCACTTTTTTTCCCTAATTGCAAGTCCACTCTAGATATGCAAGTGGAGGGTGACCCACTTTTGTCTCCAATTGCGACTGTACCCCCGACATGCAATTATGGGCCCACTATttttgtcctagttgcaagtccaccctcgacatGCAACTTTGGGAGGGCGAAACATTTCTATCCCAGTTGCAACTCCACTCCCGGCATGCTATTGTGCATGTCTTTTCGTAGTTGCAAGTCCATCATCAATATGTAACCAGGGAGGAGGGAGAGCCCGACCCTTTTGTgccagttgcaagtccatccgTCGTAGTTGCAAGTCCATTGACACGCAACTAGCGTGAGCGACTCATTTTTGTCCCCACTTGCAACTCCACACCTAACATGCAATTGAGGGGGCGCCTTTTTTTCTCAGCTGCAATTCCACCATCTACTCGCAACCGGTATCGTAGTTTTTTGTAATTTtttagttgcaagtccaccattgACTCGCAACTGGCCCGTAGTTTGTTTCATCTAGTTGCAAGCTCGCCATTGACTCGCAACTGGGTCTATTTTTTCATTCCACTTGTAAGTCCACCCTTAATTCGCAACTAGGCTCATACTTTGTTGTCGTACCAGTTGCATGTCCACCCTCGACTTGCAACTCGTATCATAGTGTTTCATAGTTGTCCTAGTTACAAGTCCACCCACGACTCGCAACTAGGCCATAGTTTGTTTTATCCTAGTTGCAAGCTCACCCTTGACTCACAACTAGGCATGTGTTTTGTCTttcatcccagttgcaagtccaccttTGAATCGCAACTGGGACTGTAGTTTGTttcatcccagttgcaagtcgacccttgactcgcaactgggcATTTGGTTTCGTAATTTTCCCAGTTACAAGTCCAcaatcgactcgcaactaggctCATAGTTCTCCTAGTTGATGTCCCAGTGGCAAGtccacccttgactcgcaactgggaCCATAGTTTTGTgcttgtcccagttgcaagttcaCACTCGACTTGTAACTGGAcatgttttttgctttttgtctCCGTTGCAAGTCCACCTTTGACTCACAACAGAACTCATAGTTTTTGTTGTCCTAGTTACAACTCGGGGGGTGTTGTTTTGGTTTTCACCCCAGTTGTCAGTCCACCCCCGACTTGCAACTCGAGGTATGTAGTTTGTAAtcgccccagttgcaagtcaaccatgtACTCGCAACTCGGGGATATAGTTTTGTAGTTGCCCTAGtcgcaagtccaccctcgactcatAATTTGGGGGGTAGTTTTGTAGTTGCCCTAGTTGCAAATCCAgccctcgactcgcaactcgaGGGGTGTTTTGTTTTTTTATTCTTGTTTCATGGTAGTTGCAATTAGACCCTCGACCTGCAACTAGGGATTTCTGTCagcccagttgcaagtccaccctcgactcgcaactcggGGGTGTAGTTTTTATAGTTTCCCTAGTTGCAGGTCTACCCTCGACTTGCAACTCGAGGGGTGTTgtcttttgtttttgtttcatGGTAGTTGTAATTAGACCCTCGATCTACAACTAGGTGTttctgtcggcccagttgcaagtccaccctcgactcgcaactcggGGGTGTAGTTTTTATAGTTGCCCTAGTTGCAggtccaccctcgactcgcaactcgaGGAGTATTGTCTTTTCATTTTGTTTCATGGTAGTAGCAGTTAGACCATCAGCCTGGAACTAGGGGTttctgtcggcccagttgcaagtccaccctcgactcgcaactcgggggggggggggtgttgttTTGGTTATtaccccagttgcaagtccactcCGACTTGCAACTCGAGGGATGTATTTTTTGTAttgccccagttgcaagtcaacgATGTACTCGCAAGTCGGGGATGTAGTTTTGTAGTTGCaatagttgcaagtccaccatcaACTCGCAACTCGAGGGGTGTTGTATTTTTCTCCTAGTTTCATGGTAGTTGCAATTAGACCCTCGACCTGCAACTAGGGGTTTCTGTtggcccagttgcaagtccatcctCGACTCGCAACTCAGAGGAGTAGTGTTGTTTGTTTTCAAGTTGCAAGTAAACCATGTACTCGTAACTCGGGGATGTAGTTTACTAATtggcccagttgcaagtccaccgcCGACTCACAACTCGAGGGATGCAGTTTGTAAtcgccccagttgcaagtccaccgtCCACTCGCAACTCGGGGGTGTTGTTTTGGTTTTcaccccagttgcaagtccacccacCACTTGCAACTCGAGGGATGTAGTTTGTAATCGCCCCAGTTGCAAGTTAACCATGTACTCGCAACTCAGAGATATAGTTTTGTAGttccctagttgcaagtccaccctcgactcatAACTGGGGGTGCAGTGTTGTAGTttccctagttgcaagtccaccctcgactcatAACTCGGGGGTGTAGTGTTGTAGTttccctagttgcaagtccacccctAAACTCGCAACTTGAGGGGTGTTTTGTTTTTTATTCTTGTTTCATGGTAGTTGCAATTAGACCTGCAACTAGGGATTTTTGTcggcccagttgcaagtccaccatcgactcgcaactcggGGGTGTAGTTTTTATAgttgccctagttgcaagtccaccctcgacttgCAACTCGAGGGGTGTTgtcttttgtttttgtttcatGGTAGTTGCAATTAGACCCTCGATCTACAACTAGGTGTTTCTGTCGGGCcggttgcaagtccaccctcgactcgtAACTCAGGGGTGTAGTATTTATAGTAGCCCtaattgcaagtccaccctcgactcgaAACTCAAGGAGTGTTgtcttttgtttttgtttcatGGTAGTTACAATTAGACCATCAACCCGGAACTAGGGGTTCTGTCGGCCCGGTTGCAAGTCCAACCTCGACTCGCAACTCAGGGGTATTGTTTTGGTTATcgcctagttgcaagtccaccccgACTTGCAACTTGAGGGATGTAGTTTTGTATTGCCCCGGTTGCAAGTCAACGAGATGTACTCGCAACTCGGGGATATAGTTTTGTAgttgccctagttgcaagtccaccctcgactcgcaactcgaTGGGTGTtgtcttttatttttgtttcatGGTAGTTGCAATTAGATCCTCAACCTGCAACTAGGGGTTTCTGTTGGaccagttgcaagtccatcctTGACTCGCAACTCAGAGGAGGGGTCTTGTTTGTTTTCAAGTTGCAAGTCAATCATGTACTCGCAACTCGGGGATGTAGTTTTCTAAttgccccagttgcaagtccaccgcCGACTCGCAACTCGAGGGATGTAgtttgtaatcacccagttacaagTCCACCACCGACTCGCAACTCGAGGGATGTAGTTTGTAATCGccccagttgcaactccaccctAGACTCGCAACTTGGAGGGGGGGTGTTGTTTTGGTTTTcaccccagttgcaagtccacccccACTTGCAACTCGTGGGATGTAGTTTGTAATcgccctagttgcaagtcaaccatgtACTCGCAACTCGGGGATATAGTTTTGTAgttgccctagttgcaagtccaccctcgactcacAACTCGGGGGTGTAGTTTTGTAGTTGAGATGCATGCCTTCATTTTCCTGGGATGGATACATCAAGTTGGAGGCCTTGTTTGATGTTGCGTCGATACTTCTTTTATTTTTCAAGTAGAATAATAATGTATTACCTTCTAAGTTTTAGAGAAGTTTTCATTCTATTTTTTGGTGCTACACGTGTTTTTGTATAAGCTAGCTACCAGAATTAGCCTCTTTTTTTGCTGAACCTGTTGCATATACATGTTTTGCTACGGAGCCGCGATGTCCAACTGAAACCTGTATGATGTACTGAACTTTGGTATGATTGTCCTACTGAACTTTGGTATGATTGTCCTACTGAACCTGCATGCTGTACTGAAGTGTTATTCATaattttttatttccttttatataATTCATGTTTATCATATACGATTGTCCAAACAGTATCATCCATCCATTTGTCACATCGGTATATAGAATGTTTTGAAATTTTCTGCTGAACGGTGAGGTACATGAAAGCTAGCTAgctatgcatgcatgcactgAGAGCACACGTCTCACTATCTGTTTTGTTTCTTGTATATGCACACATATACAAACTTCATCCGTTCCATGCATCATTCCAAAACCTGGAGAAGGGCCAGCCCAGGACTGAGCAAATTAAAGCAAGCGATTGCTTCTCTAGATCGTGTGACACACAGGGACAAGGACAAGAAAGAAAAGCAGGGGGAGGAATAACGTGACCCACAACTAGAAAAGGATACACGCAAACTTTTTCTTTGTGATGCCTAGATCTGTCGATGCAGCTCTTTTGAACAAAAAACTAAACAAATATAACCCTGGAGGCCCAACAACAGTTACATGGCTCAGCAACAATGACAAGGACTGTGTCAACATCTGGAACGGGGCTGGGTGTGGCAGCGTCGTTCTGTTCTGGGCTGGACAAACAACGAGACAACCGACGGCAAAGGAAGCGACACAGTCGGAAGGAAGCGAACGTAGTTAGCAACGTGAGGGCCACAAACAGGGGGTGATGTCATGTTAGATGTGAGATATTATCTCACATCTAGATGTGGTATAGACAGACTCCACTATGTGGTGATTATATACATGTATTGTTTTTTTTAGAGAGAATATACATGTATTGTTACCAAAACTTGCACCTCCACTATGTGGTGCACAAACTTGAATGAAAATTTTGACATGGTAACACCAACATAGTATGCCCCATTCATACTGTGGAGTGATGATCAGTCTTCCTAGGTACAATTCCTGTTGTACTTGCTCTTACGTATGTGTCATCTAGGTGTCTCTATGCCTTCCTGGTGGGCGACCATCATGGATAGCTTGATGATCAACGCTCATTTATCAGCATTTAGCTTATCACAGATTTTCTGACGGCACAATCACCCAAAAACTTCCTTTTCTGTTGTTCTATCAGGTACACATACTTGAATACACGATATGTTATTCTCTTTCGTTGAAAGAAACATATTTCTCTTTATTCTTAGCTGTGGTCTATGCTGAAAAGGAACTATTACTACCATGCTTGTGACAAGTCAAAGAGTAAACAACCAGATGACCGATGGAAATAGCAAACATGTATCTCTTTCTAGCACAAGTGCGAGGGCACATAACAGGTTCCATTGCGGAGTTACAGAAGAACAAAATACATGCCAAAAATCGCCATCAGAGACGCTACTGAACAAGTTCGGGAATAAACATGCTGTACCTATTGATCAATGGGGCTCCCATTCCCTCAAATGTCGCGCCCTGGAAACCATAAGTACACAACGTCAACAGCGTGGAACGAAAAACACTCTGAGGCGCACATGCTACCAATATAAGCAGGCCAGAAATGCATTGAAACAAACAATTAGGCATCTGAGTTCAGCTGAATTGCATTTACCATTTTGAAGAATGCTCTATGCCAAGGCCATTGCAGGTAAGTATCATTCCCTTAAATCTTGAAAGGTACTCCTAAAATACAGGAAAATATAGCAAACTTAAACAGAAAGCACATAAAATAAGAATCAGAAACCTAGTAAAGAAGAGCTCTTACACGTGCAGTATATTGATTGACCTCGTAACAGCCAGAAAAGTCGTACTCAAGCCGTGTAACTGGATCACTTAAAACTGGAAAGACAATATAGAGCATTAGGTAAAAGAAGTTTTAAGAATTGTGTGTAGTGAAGTGTGACCCTGCCACCATTCTTATCGGTACAAAATAGAGAGGGACAAAAGGTATCATCGGTGCCTAAAATAACAGACTTGAACAGTACTTTTGTAAGCCTCGTTGATCTCCTGAAATTTAGCTGTGACATCATCCTCGCCTTTATGCTTGTCGGGGTGCCACTTCTGGAGATGAGACACCACTTACAGTGAGTTGATCTATAATTTTGTTTGGGCAGACAATACATAGTAGTGGTTCGCAGAAGAGAAGCAGGGCATAAGATTACCAACGCTAATCTTCTATAATTCAGTTTGATGTTGTCGTCAGATGCATCGTAATCGACCTCCAGAACTTTGTAATAGTCCTGTCATCACAGATGAACTCTATGAAATGATATAAACGATAAGATGGATTAAATGGACAGGTGAGTATAACTATG
The sequence above is a segment of the Aegilops tauschii subsp. strangulata cultivar AL8/78 chromosome 6, Aet v6.0, whole genome shotgun sequence genome. Coding sequences within it:
- the LOC109774665 gene encoding uncharacterized protein — protein: MDGAIEEPLHKDYYKVLEVDYDASDDNIKLNYRRLALKWHPDKHKGEDDVTAKFQEINEAYKILSDPVTRLEYDFSGCYEVNQYTAREYLSRFKGMILTCNGLGIEHSSKWARHLREWEPH